A part of Sandaracinaceae bacterium genomic DNA contains:
- a CDS encoding tetratricopeptide repeat protein has product MSKRLDMFDTMIAKGSKDPFVHYARAMELRSLERFDDALAAYQQVMQAFPDYVPTYLMAGQVAEQLGRPADARAALEAGIAAAQRTGDGHALGELRGLLAGLD; this is encoded by the coding sequence ATGAGCAAGCGCCTCGACATGTTCGACACGATGATCGCGAAGGGCAGCAAGGACCCGTTCGTGCACTACGCGCGCGCCATGGAGCTGCGCTCGCTCGAGCGCTTCGACGACGCCCTCGCTGCGTATCAGCAGGTGATGCAGGCGTTTCCGGACTACGTGCCCACGTACCTCATGGCAGGTCAGGTGGCCGAGCAGCTGGGGCGCCCGGCCGACGCGCGCGCGGCGCTCGAAGCGGGCATCGCGGCGGCTCAGCGCACGGGAGACGGTCACGCGCTGGGTGAGCTGCGCGGCTTGCTGGCCGGGCTGGACTGA
- the hpt gene encoding hypoxanthine phosphoribosyltransferase — protein MPVETLLTAETIAARVQELGREISERHQGRSVVLVVVLKGSFVFAADLARAIDQRVAVELEFMAVRSYGDSTETSGVVQITSDLTNSIEDKHVILVEDIVDTGLTMAYLMDNLRTRGPASLELASLLHKPARARTPVHIDYLGFTIDDVFVVGYGLDHAQQLRNLPFLGVVAEGE, from the coding sequence ATGCCCGTCGAGACCCTGCTCACCGCCGAGACCATCGCCGCCCGCGTCCAAGAGCTGGGGCGCGAGATCTCGGAGCGCCACCAGGGCCGCTCGGTGGTGCTGGTGGTGGTGCTCAAGGGCAGCTTCGTCTTCGCGGCCGACTTGGCGCGTGCCATCGACCAGCGCGTCGCCGTGGAGCTCGAGTTCATGGCCGTGCGCAGCTACGGGGACTCCACCGAGACCAGCGGCGTCGTGCAGATCACCAGCGATCTGACGAACTCGATCGAGGACAAGCACGTGATTCTGGTCGAGGACATCGTGGACACGGGCCTGACCATGGCCTACCTCATGGACAACCTGCGCACGCGCGGCCCCGCCTCGCTCGAGCTCGCGTCGCTGCTACACAAGCCGGCGCGCGCCCGCACGCCGGTCCACATCGACTACCTGGGCTTCACCATCGACGACGTGTTCGTGGTGGGCTACGGGCTCGACCACGCGCAGCAGCTGCGCAACCTGCCGTTCCTCGGCGTGGTCGCGGAGGGTGAATGA
- a CDS encoding flagellar biosynthetic protein FliR, protein MSPTAQLIGELLRPLGVSWGEADPLHVALLVFARVTPLTVLAPFFLLRPAPALVRAGVALTLTLALVPLALAHLRVVIDPLSLPLLLVVEVLRGALFAVAVALPLMALEGAGQWLDALRGAQNGTSTGPVFGGQSTPLGALLGLLSVALFFTFGGHRVALTAFAAGLELVPIGAPLPGEAWAAIAERSMRWVAAALSLTVAVAAPAALGLVLMELTLGLMGRTAPQIPLHFAGMPLRAALGLVGLLLTLGVLVPHLPELFASGIDEARAVLPLTAAP, encoded by the coding sequence ATGAGCCCCACCGCGCAGCTGATCGGTGAGCTGCTGCGGCCCTTGGGCGTGTCGTGGGGCGAAGCCGATCCCCTTCACGTGGCGCTCCTGGTGTTCGCGCGCGTCACGCCGCTCACCGTGCTCGCGCCTTTCTTCTTGTTGCGGCCGGCGCCTGCGCTCGTGCGTGCCGGGGTGGCGCTCACGCTCACCCTCGCGCTGGTGCCGCTGGCCCTGGCCCATCTGCGTGTCGTCATCGACCCGCTCTCACTGCCGCTCCTGCTGGTGGTGGAGGTGCTGCGCGGCGCGCTCTTCGCGGTGGCCGTGGCGCTGCCGCTGATGGCGCTCGAGGGCGCGGGGCAGTGGCTGGACGCGCTGCGCGGCGCACAGAACGGCACCAGCACGGGGCCCGTGTTCGGTGGGCAGAGCACGCCGCTCGGCGCGCTGCTCGGGCTGCTGAGCGTGGCGCTCTTCTTCACGTTCGGCGGGCATCGCGTGGCGCTCACCGCGTTCGCGGCAGGCCTCGAGCTGGTGCCCATCGGCGCGCCCCTGCCGGGCGAGGCGTGGGCGGCCATCGCCGAGCGCAGCATGCGCTGGGTGGCGGCCGCGCTCTCGCTCACGGTCGCGGTGGCGGCACCTGCGGCGCTGGGGCTGGTGCTCATGGAGCTCACGCTGGGCCTGATGGGGCGCACCGCGCCGCAGATCCCTCTGCACTTCGCCGGCATGCCGCTGCGCGCCGCGCTGGGCCTGGTGGGCCTGCTGCTCACGCTGGGTGTGCTGGTGCCGCACCTGCCGGAGCTCTTCGCCTCGGGCATCGACGAGGCCCGCGCCGTGCTCCCACTCACCGCCGCGCCTTGA
- the fliQ gene encoding flagellar biosynthesis protein FliQ → MEPAELTRLTTEALYLALILSGPALLTSLVVGVGIGLVQAVTQVQEQTLSFVPKLIAVGLVLAITGGALSAELARFAQALFEALPELVR, encoded by the coding sequence GTGGAGCCTGCTGAACTCACGCGCCTGACCACCGAGGCGCTCTACCTAGCGTTGATCCTCTCGGGGCCCGCGCTGCTCACCAGCCTCGTGGTGGGTGTGGGCATCGGTCTCGTGCAGGCCGTCACGCAGGTGCAGGAGCAGACGCTCTCGTTCGTGCCCAAGCTCATCGCGGTGGGCCTGGTGCTGGCCATCACCGGCGGGGCGCTGAGCGCCGAGCTGGCGCGCTTTGCCCAGGCACTCTTCGAGGCCCTGCCCGAGCTGGTGCGATGA
- a CDS encoding zinc-ribbon domain-containing protein, which produces MKFLCDNCKAKYQIPDEKVSGRTLRMTCRKCGNDILIRGAGVAPSVVPPAAAPASSPAPVAVPGPAPVPSVAKASVPARAPASVPAKAPAPAAAVPKKAAAAVPAKAAGADASGARVPAKAPAPSADSVAAATGRPSALGADFRKKVGSEGQDAGSLRASAPAAPPAAAEEWHVAINDVPVGPIRRDEIARKIGTGAVTGDSLAWREGFDDWRPLRDIPQLASLLEQRRRPSVPPATRSTPSSTAPRPSGPRTRSGGSGAFNLPTSDRSSSNLVPLGGRAVAPVAPPANVMPDSDAPEDDFALEFQSPSSAPPAAAPVPRAARTAPVAVAAAAPAPLAATPAPRVSEAPRERESSQKTPVWVWGMLAGGIFFGIVLGMKGSEWFGSQDPVVAAAPTATPEVADPVTPQPLEIPEAPATVDAGIVAEPETPTDTVRHGTPGTRPVTTTGTMATATAANDSAFAAFESPTGMTVTPTDLTTGMSAAAAPPLEAAAVQRVVTNNRRQLQTCYERAARGQANPPRARMDVSVTVGRSGTVTAVSASGSDFGGLGACIEQSVRRWRFPASSDGGNTRFPVVFSAGG; this is translated from the coding sequence ATGAAATTTCTCTGCGACAACTGTAAAGCGAAGTACCAGATCCCCGACGAGAAGGTCTCCGGGCGCACGCTTCGCATGACGTGCCGCAAGTGCGGCAACGACATCTTGATCCGTGGGGCAGGTGTTGCACCGAGCGTCGTGCCACCCGCCGCAGCTCCGGCTTCCAGCCCCGCGCCAGTCGCAGTGCCCGGTCCCGCGCCCGTGCCGTCCGTCGCCAAGGCGAGCGTCCCCGCACGCGCCCCGGCGAGCGTGCCCGCGAAGGCGCCAGCCCCTGCGGCCGCCGTCCCCAAGAAGGCCGCGGCCGCCGTGCCGGCCAAGGCGGCCGGCGCAGACGCCAGCGGCGCACGCGTGCCGGCCAAGGCTCCCGCACCCTCCGCGGACTCGGTCGCGGCGGCCACTGGGCGGCCCTCCGCGCTGGGCGCAGACTTCCGCAAGAAGGTCGGCAGCGAAGGCCAGGACGCGGGCTCGCTGCGTGCCTCGGCACCTGCCGCGCCACCGGCGGCCGCCGAAGAGTGGCACGTGGCCATCAACGACGTGCCGGTGGGGCCCATCCGCCGCGACGAGATCGCGCGCAAGATCGGCACGGGCGCCGTCACCGGTGACTCGCTGGCGTGGCGCGAGGGCTTCGACGACTGGCGTCCGCTCCGGGACATCCCACAGCTGGCTTCCTTGCTGGAGCAGCGCCGGCGTCCGTCGGTTCCGCCGGCCACCCGCAGCACGCCCAGCAGCACGGCGCCGCGCCCCTCCGGCCCGCGCACACGCTCGGGTGGGTCGGGCGCCTTCAACCTCCCCACGTCCGACCGGTCCAGCTCCAACCTCGTGCCGCTCGGCGGCCGCGCGGTCGCTCCCGTGGCGCCCCCGGCCAACGTCATGCCGGACTCGGACGCTCCCGAAGACGACTTCGCGCTCGAGTTCCAGAGCCCGTCGTCCGCGCCGCCCGCCGCCGCCCCCGTGCCGCGCGCAGCCCGCACGGCGCCCGTCGCGGTGGCTGCGGCCGCACCCGCTCCGTTGGCCGCCACGCCTGCCCCTCGGGTCTCCGAGGCCCCGCGCGAGCGCGAGTCGTCTCAGAAGACGCCCGTGTGGGTCTGGGGCATGCTCGCCGGCGGCATCTTCTTCGGTATCGTGCTGGGCATGAAGGGGTCCGAGTGGTTCGGCTCGCAGGATCCCGTGGTCGCCGCAGCGCCCACCGCCACGCCCGAGGTCGCGGACCCGGTCACGCCGCAGCCGCTCGAGATCCCCGAGGCGCCAGCAACCGTGGACGCCGGCATCGTGGCCGAGCCCGAGACGCCCACCGACACCGTTCGCCACGGCACACCGGGCACACGCCCCGTCACCACCACGGGCACCATGGCCACGGCCACCGCGGCCAATGACTCCGCGTTTGCGGCGTTCGAGTCGCCCACCGGCATGACCGTCACGCCCACGGACCTGACCACCGGGATGTCTGCGGCTGCGGCGCCCCCGCTCGAGGCCGCTGCGGTCCAGCGGGTGGTCACCAACAACCGTCGCCAGCTGCAGACCTGTTACGAGCGCGCGGCGCGCGGCCAGGCCAACCCGCCGCGGGCCCGCATGGACGTCAGCGTCACGGTGGGTCGCAGCGGCACGGTCACCGCCGTCAGCGCTTCCGGAAGCGACTTCGGCGGCCTGGGCGCGTGCATCGAGCAGAGCGTCCGCCGCTGGCGCTTCCCGGCCTCGTCCGATGGTGGCAACACCCGCTTCCCCGTGGTGTTCAGCGCCGGGGGCTGA
- a CDS encoding response regulator, which translates to MSNGSGDKKQLGKILLKQRLVTQAELDELLAEQRTHPGQRLATTAVKSGMVAEVDLLKALSEQHGLPGIDLTQVVIPTDNLKLVPVEIARQHLILPVLVKEDRVFLAMADPNDRRVVDEIEFVTGLRVFAHVALHEALTSVIDLAYAALDGNEPYYIGTHVTDEYLATVGINAPPRRAPPPAPVRPSRAAPQPEPVRAVEVSRNVAALAPPPAAPQATQDDLGIDALRARETRKESASASLDDAFGSKMAPLPTASARPRPERPKVLVVDDEDDIRKLLVRVLQTKGYEVIEAKRGLEALQLVRDNTPDVILLDAMLPEVHGFEICRRIKGSKRYGHIPIIMVSAIYRGWRVAEDLKSSFGVDAFLEKPFKMADVLTHVDAVLDGRSGDVPLDDMLSKETSVFLEQGMDAYRAGDLDLAVAKLREGLGVDPGSFQLHYHLGLVLGRGEDIFDAIQELETAVDLQPRHFAALKNLAILYQRAGFKYKAIEMWERALGNSPDDETRQGIKEHLMALL; encoded by the coding sequence ATGAGTAACGGTTCAGGCGACAAAAAGCAGCTGGGCAAGATCCTGCTGAAGCAGCGGCTCGTGACCCAGGCCGAGCTGGACGAGCTCTTGGCCGAGCAGCGCACGCATCCCGGCCAGCGCCTGGCCACCACGGCCGTCAAGTCCGGCATGGTGGCGGAGGTGGACCTGCTCAAGGCCCTCAGCGAGCAGCACGGGCTCCCGGGCATCGATCTCACGCAGGTCGTCATCCCCACCGACAACCTCAAGCTCGTTCCGGTGGAGATCGCGCGCCAGCACCTGATCCTCCCCGTGCTCGTGAAGGAAGACCGCGTGTTCCTCGCCATGGCGGACCCGAACGACCGGCGCGTGGTGGACGAGATCGAGTTCGTCACCGGCCTGCGCGTCTTCGCCCACGTGGCTCTGCACGAGGCGCTCACCTCGGTCATCGACTTGGCCTACGCGGCGCTCGACGGGAACGAGCCGTACTACATCGGCACCCACGTCACCGACGAGTACCTCGCAACGGTGGGCATCAACGCGCCACCCCGACGGGCCCCGCCGCCGGCGCCCGTGCGGCCGTCGCGCGCGGCCCCCCAGCCCGAGCCGGTCCGTGCCGTGGAGGTGAGCCGCAACGTGGCAGCCCTCGCGCCCCCGCCTGCCGCGCCGCAAGCCACCCAAGACGACCTGGGCATCGATGCGCTGCGCGCACGGGAGACCCGCAAGGAGAGCGCGTCCGCCAGCCTGGACGACGCCTTCGGCTCCAAGATGGCGCCGCTGCCCACGGCCTCTGCGCGTCCGCGCCCCGAGCGCCCCAAGGTGCTGGTGGTCGACGACGAGGACGACATCCGCAAGCTGCTCGTGCGGGTGCTGCAGACCAAGGGCTACGAGGTCATCGAGGCCAAGCGCGGGCTCGAGGCCCTGCAACTCGTGCGCGACAACACGCCGGACGTCATCCTGCTGGACGCCATGCTGCCCGAGGTGCACGGCTTCGAGATCTGCCGGCGCATCAAGGGCAGCAAGCGCTACGGGCACATCCCCATCATCATGGTGAGCGCCATCTACCGCGGCTGGCGCGTGGCCGAGGACCTCAAGTCCAGCTTCGGGGTGGACGCCTTCCTCGAGAAGCCGTTCAAGATGGCCGACGTGCTCACGCACGTGGACGCCGTGCTCGACGGGCGCAGCGGCGACGTCCCGCTGGACGACATGCTCTCGAAGGAGACCTCGGTCTTCCTCGAGCAGGGCATGGATGCGTACCGGGCGGGAGACCTAGACCTCGCCGTAGCCAAGCTCAGGGAGGGGTTGGGTGTCGATCCGGGCAGCTTCCAACTTCACTACCACCTGGGACTCGTGCTCGGCCGGGGTGAGGACATCTTCGACGCCATCCAGGAGCTGGAGACCGCCGTGGACCTGCAGCCCCGACACTTCGCCGCCCTCAAGAACCTGGCCATCCTGTATCAACGGGCGGGATTCAAGTACAAAGCCATTGAGATGTGGGAGCGTGCGCTCGGCAACTCCCCCGACGACGAGACGCGGCAGGGCATCAAAGAGCACCTGATGGCGCTGCTCTGA
- a CDS encoding sigma-54-dependent Fis family transcriptional regulator, producing the protein MKRVLVADDEENIRLVLTTVLKKAGYEVEAVASAEEALTRVSTFDPDFVLADVRMGGMTGIELCTALRARGQDATVIIMSAYGSLELALDAMKAGAYDYVAKPFKRDEVLLALRKAEERETLRRENKALREAIREQQSFATMLGKSEAMRRVFRVVEKVAGYDTTVLIQGESGTGKELIARALHDMGGQRAGRFVPVNCGAIPGTLLETELFGHKKGAFTDARADKRGLFEEADGGTLFLDEIGELPLALQVKLLRVLQEGTIRPVGDVRDKAVKVRVVAATVRDLEHEVKEGRFREDLFYRLNVLQIVAPPLRERAEDVLLLAEHFIARCNSRLGTDVRGLDAAAKKRLVQYPFPGNVRELENLIERAVVLTEGQLLTESDLPDRVREPTDAVAAMLASGELSIKKTQRFIEESLIRKALEKTQGNRTQASKLLEISHRALLYKIKDYGLG; encoded by the coding sequence ATGAAGCGCGTGCTGGTCGCCGACGACGAGGAGAACATCCGGCTGGTCCTCACCACCGTGCTGAAGAAGGCGGGCTACGAGGTGGAGGCCGTGGCCAGCGCCGAAGAAGCGCTCACGCGGGTGTCCACGTTCGACCCGGACTTCGTGCTGGCCGACGTGCGCATGGGCGGCATGACGGGCATCGAGCTGTGCACTGCGCTGCGCGCCAGGGGGCAAGACGCCACCGTCATCATCATGAGCGCCTACGGGTCGCTCGAGCTGGCCCTCGACGCGATGAAAGCGGGCGCCTACGACTACGTGGCCAAGCCGTTCAAGCGCGACGAGGTGCTGCTGGCGCTGCGCAAAGCCGAGGAGCGCGAGACGCTGCGGCGCGAGAACAAGGCCCTGCGCGAGGCCATCCGCGAGCAGCAGTCGTTCGCCACCATGCTGGGCAAGAGCGAGGCCATGCGGCGGGTGTTCCGCGTGGTGGAGAAGGTGGCCGGCTACGACACCACCGTGCTCATCCAAGGCGAGAGCGGCACCGGCAAGGAGCTCATCGCGCGTGCGCTGCACGACATGGGTGGCCAGCGCGCGGGGCGCTTCGTGCCCGTGAACTGCGGCGCCATCCCGGGCACCCTGCTCGAGACCGAGCTCTTCGGGCACAAGAAGGGCGCCTTCACGGACGCGCGCGCCGACAAACGTGGGCTCTTCGAGGAAGCCGATGGCGGCACGCTCTTCCTGGACGAGATCGGCGAGCTGCCCCTGGCGCTGCAGGTGAAGCTGCTGCGGGTGCTCCAAGAGGGGACCATTCGCCCGGTGGGCGACGTGCGGGACAAAGCGGTGAAGGTGCGCGTGGTGGCCGCCACCGTCCGCGACCTCGAGCACGAAGTGAAGGAGGGCCGCTTCCGCGAGGACCTCTTCTACCGCCTGAACGTGCTCCAGATCGTAGCCCCGCCGCTGCGCGAGCGCGCCGAGGACGTCCTGCTGCTGGCGGAGCACTTCATCGCGCGCTGCAACTCGCGGCTGGGCACGGACGTGCGCGGGCTCGACGCCGCCGCGAAGAAGCGACTGGTGCAGTACCCCTTCCCCGGCAACGTGCGCGAGCTCGAGAACCTGATCGAGCGCGCCGTGGTGCTCACCGAGGGCCAGCTGCTCACCGAGTCCGACCTTCCCGACCGCGTGCGCGAGCCCACCGACGCCGTTGCCGCCATGCTCGCCAGCGGGGAGCTCTCCATCAAGAAGACGCAGCGCTTCATCGAGGAGTCGCTCATCCGCAAGGCCCTCGAGAAGACCCAGGGCAACCGCACGCAGGCGTCGAAGCTACTGGAGATCAGCCACCGCGCGCTGCTCTACAAGATCAAGGACTACGGGCTGGGCTGA
- a CDS encoding MMPL family transporter gives MSKPHERVGPVVFGGLARRVTGARWLALFGCLAVTIGCGWAAATRLHVDNSTEGLLGSDSPAMATLDRLGDHFGQDKIFLIAAEGDVFTPDFLARLTELHGRIEDLTLDLPTLGMRREERRAAHSSQEAPATAAAPDAPAADSPDPWALAPGEAVQGLTPGGPRHVVHAIASLVNATDIRQTEQGLEQQRLIDPLPEESALPALREHVLADPALVDHVVSADGRMATIVLRTDFMSEADAAVVYDALQRILRESETDTFTLRLTGMAALEVALNRTMERDVTVVVSICLVAMLAILFFIFRGPFGVLGPLLVVLQAVVWTLGAMALAGAPMTGVTSVLASFLICVGMADSIHVQSVFRDLRRDGANARDAVVQALAVTGVPVLMTSLTTIAGLLSFRTASLSAVIDMGTYGAFGVAAALVLSLVFLPAFLTFHRGSGLGARAVAPQAGGAPHVPDMLDRILARCDAASRPVVVDGQRRYGRRNLTLVASLLIAGVSVFGLMRLEGRHDPLSWLPADHQARTSLEAVDRAMGGTATVHMLISAPLGQTLKHHDVISRLERLEAHALAYEAPGREGQRVVTNVTSVLDVLRQGQRALAQEQDAEGLPGSEQGIVDLFTLAESAGEEPLRQLITLDAQHAVMSLRVRWLEAGEYAPLEEHLTAGIREHIGTAAHVELTGSVYANFEVVSALIDNLAKSFLSAFVVIALLMIVMLGDFKLGLLAMLPNVLPVMVVGGVMGVLGVPLDLNTVLVASIAIGIAVDDTIHFFYQFHAFEPELGGEGAIAAAYHHTARAMVSTSVVLAVGFAAYGFAEMVNVQRFGLLITLSVAVALLADLVLTPALLRVAYRGSEGNAVPPSPSPSEHAVATEGETADA, from the coding sequence GTGAGCAAACCCCACGAGCGGGTCGGTCCAGTGGTCTTCGGAGGCTTGGCGCGGCGCGTGACGGGCGCGCGCTGGTTGGCGCTGTTCGGCTGCTTGGCCGTCACCATCGGGTGCGGCTGGGCAGCGGCAACGCGCCTGCACGTGGACAACAGCACCGAGGGGCTGCTGGGCAGTGACTCGCCTGCCATGGCCACGCTCGACCGGCTGGGGGACCACTTCGGCCAGGACAAGATCTTCCTGATCGCGGCCGAGGGCGACGTCTTCACGCCGGACTTTCTCGCGCGCCTGACGGAACTCCACGGGCGCATCGAGGACCTCACGCTGGACCTGCCCACGCTAGGCATGCGCCGCGAAGAGCGTCGCGCGGCGCACTCCTCGCAAGAAGCCCCTGCCACTGCGGCCGCGCCCGACGCTCCCGCTGCGGACTCACCAGACCCGTGGGCGCTGGCACCCGGCGAGGCGGTGCAGGGGCTGACGCCGGGCGGGCCGCGTCACGTGGTGCACGCCATCGCGTCGCTGGTGAACGCCACGGACATCCGCCAGACCGAGCAGGGGCTCGAGCAGCAGCGGCTGATCGACCCGTTGCCGGAAGAGAGCGCGCTGCCCGCGCTGCGCGAGCATGTGCTGGCCGACCCGGCGCTGGTGGATCACGTGGTCAGCGCCGACGGGCGCATGGCCACCATCGTGCTGCGTACGGACTTCATGAGCGAAGCCGACGCCGCGGTGGTCTACGACGCGCTGCAGCGCATCCTGCGTGAGTCCGAGACCGACACCTTCACGCTGCGGCTCACCGGCATGGCGGCGCTCGAGGTGGCTCTCAACCGCACCATGGAGCGCGACGTCACGGTGGTGGTGAGCATCTGCCTGGTGGCCATGCTGGCCATCCTGTTCTTCATCTTCCGTGGGCCCTTTGGTGTGTTGGGCCCGCTGCTTGTGGTGCTGCAGGCGGTGGTGTGGACGCTCGGCGCCATGGCGCTGGCCGGCGCGCCCATGACGGGGGTGACCAGCGTGCTGGCGTCATTCCTGATCTGCGTGGGCATGGCCGACTCCATCCACGTGCAGTCTGTGTTCCGCGACCTGCGGCGCGACGGAGCCAACGCGCGCGACGCCGTGGTCCAGGCGCTGGCGGTGACTGGTGTGCCCGTCTTGATGACGTCGCTCACCACCATCGCCGGGCTGCTCAGCTTCCGCACGGCGAGCCTCTCTGCCGTCATCGACATGGGCACGTATGGCGCGTTCGGGGTCGCGGCTGCGCTGGTGCTGTCGCTGGTGTTCCTGCCCGCATTCCTGACGTTTCACCGGGGTAGTGGGCTGGGCGCCCGCGCGGTGGCCCCGCAAGCGGGCGGCGCGCCTCACGTGCCGGACATGCTGGACCGCATCCTGGCCCGCTGCGACGCGGCCTCTCGTCCCGTGGTGGTGGATGGCCAGCGCCGCTATGGGCGCCGCAACCTGACGCTCGTCGCGTCGCTGCTCATTGCGGGGGTGTCGGTGTTCGGCCTCATGCGCCTCGAGGGCCGGCACGACCCGCTCAGCTGGCTGCCAGCCGACCACCAAGCGCGCACTTCGCTCGAGGCCGTGGACCGCGCCATGGGCGGCACCGCCACCGTGCACATGCTCATCTCGGCCCCGCTCGGGCAGACGCTCAAGCACCACGACGTCATCAGTCGCCTCGAGCGGCTCGAGGCGCACGCGCTCGCGTACGAGGCGCCGGGGCGCGAGGGGCAGCGCGTGGTCACCAACGTCACCAGCGTGCTGGACGTGCTGCGCCAAGGGCAGCGCGCGCTGGCGCAGGAGCAGGACGCGGAGGGGCTGCCGGGCAGCGAGCAGGGCATCGTGGACCTCTTCACGCTGGCCGAGTCCGCGGGGGAGGAGCCGCTGCGTCAGCTCATCACGCTGGACGCCCAGCACGCGGTCATGTCGCTGCGCGTGCGCTGGCTCGAGGCCGGGGAGTATGCGCCGCTCGAGGAGCACCTCACGGCAGGCATCCGCGAGCACATCGGCACGGCCGCTCACGTGGAGCTGACGGGCTCCGTGTACGCGAACTTCGAGGTAGTCAGCGCGCTGATCGACAACCTGGCCAAGAGCTTCCTGTCGGCCTTCGTGGTCATCGCGCTGCTCATGATCGTGATGCTGGGCGACTTCAAGCTGGGCCTGCTGGCCATGCTGCCCAACGTGCTGCCGGTGATGGTGGTGGGCGGCGTGATGGGCGTGCTGGGTGTGCCCCTCGATCTGAACACGGTGCTCGTGGCCAGCATCGCCATCGGCATCGCGGTGGACGACACCATCCACTTCTTCTACCAGTTCCACGCGTTCGAGCCGGAGCTCGGCGGCGAGGGGGCCATTGCGGCGGCGTACCACCACACCGCGCGGGCCATGGTGTCCACCAGCGTGGTGCTCGCTGTGGGGTTCGCGGCTTATGGGTTCGCCGAGATGGTCAACGTGCAGCGCTTCGGCCTGCTGATCACGCTGTCCGTGGCGGTGGCGCTGCTGGCGGACCTGGTGCTCACGCCTGCGCTCTTGCGCGTGGCGTACCGAGGTTCCGAGGGCAACGCGGTGCCACCGTCACCCTCTCCCAGCGAGCACGCGGTCGCCACCGAGGGAGAGACCGCAGATGCCTGA
- a CDS encoding acyl--CoA ligase, with translation MVLAHAASGAPISHAPVTLPEHVLSPGGVVALQLDDPEQLVAALTQLLDAAAVPLVLPPGLPEERAADLAERVGASQLLREQDGQLHTRRLTTPLALSFPGYLTCTSGTTGGAPRVYAFRTEAARENARAHLESIGGESARVIALPMPLSHSFGLVAGWLAAQVSGATLVAFRDTPDPLTLLRVAEERGVDTLALTPPLARLLLKAARRKAPSVPASLRRVTVGSAAMSAAELLALRALFPDAELYFTYGQTELGPRVSTLRVDARTLSPDGPVTLGRPLRGVVMRVSDGSLHVRSPYVSAGRLERSGLLGLCAAPHGFVDTRDAAEELPGSDDEVPRVVLRGRLDGVLVRGGTNVYPEDVEGAALGIEGMAAAACVARPSPMYGELPVLLCELSEGAPAWSVLEPALQAHLDKTLPATAVPVALHPVARLPRGPLGKVLRREALALLDAQVDPAGGTP, from the coding sequence ATGGTGCTCGCGCACGCGGCCAGCGGCGCGCCCATCTCGCACGCCCCCGTCACGCTGCCCGAGCACGTGCTCTCGCCGGGTGGGGTGGTGGCGCTGCAGCTGGATGACCCTGAGCAGCTGGTGGCCGCGCTCACGCAGCTGCTCGACGCCGCCGCGGTGCCCCTGGTGCTCCCGCCGGGGCTGCCCGAGGAGCGCGCGGCCGACTTGGCCGAGCGCGTGGGGGCCAGCCAGCTGCTGCGCGAGCAGGACGGCCAGCTCCACACGCGGCGGCTCACAACGCCGCTCGCGCTCTCGTTCCCGGGGTACCTCACGTGCACCAGCGGGACCACGGGCGGAGCGCCCCGTGTGTACGCCTTCCGTACCGAAGCGGCGCGCGAGAACGCACGTGCCCACCTCGAGTCGATCGGCGGGGAGAGCGCGCGGGTCATCGCGCTGCCCATGCCGCTGTCGCACAGCTTCGGCCTGGTGGCCGGCTGGCTCGCGGCCCAGGTGAGCGGCGCCACGCTGGTGGCGTTCCGGGACACGCCCGACCCACTCACGCTGCTGCGCGTGGCGGAGGAGCGGGGCGTGGACACCCTGGCGCTCACGCCGCCGCTGGCGCGGCTGCTGCTGAAGGCGGCGCGCCGCAAGGCTCCCAGCGTGCCCGCCAGCCTGCGGCGCGTGACGGTGGGCTCCGCCGCCATGAGCGCCGCCGAGCTGCTGGCGCTGCGGGCGCTGTTCCCGGACGCCGAGCTGTACTTCACCTACGGGCAGACCGAGCTGGGGCCGCGCGTGAGCACGCTGCGGGTGGACGCTCGGACGCTGTCACCGGACGGGCCGGTCACGCTGGGCCGGCCGCTGCGCGGCGTGGTCATGCGCGTGTCCGATGGCTCGCTCCACGTGCGCTCACCCTACGTGTCGGCGGGCCGGCTCGAGCGCTCGGGGCTGCTCGGGCTGTGTGCCGCACCGCACGGCTTCGTGGACACGCGCGACGCCGCCGAGGAGCTGCCGGGGAGCGATGACGAGGTGCCGCGCGTGGTGCTGCGTGGGCGGCTCGATGGCGTGCTGGTGCGCGGTGGCACCAACGTGTACCCGGAAGACGTGGAGGGCGCGGCACTGGGGATCGAGGGAATGGCTGCTGCGGCCTGTGTGGCGCGGCCCTCGCCCATGTACGGAGAGCTCCCCGTGCTGCTGTGCGAGCTGAGCGAAGGCGCGCCCGCGTGGTCGGTGCTCGAGCCCGCGCTTCAGGCGCACCTCGACAAGACGCTGCCTGCCACCGCGGTGCCGGTGGCGCTGCACCCGGTGGCGCGCCTGCCGCGCGGGCCGCTCGGCAAGGTGCTGCGTCGCGAGGCCCTTGCGCTGCTGGACGCGCAGGTCGACCCTGCCGGAGGGACACCGTGA